From the Halobacterium zhouii genome, the window GTGGCGTCTGAACTGAAGTCCCAGCTCGGCGCGGGCGGGACGGTGGACGACGGCACCATCGAGGTGCAGGGCGACCACACCGACCGCGTCCCCGACCTGCTGCGCGACCAGGGATTCGAGGTGGAGTGACCGGTCTTGAACGGCGCTGTCCCTGCTTGCGAGTTAGCGTCGAGCGAGCGACGCCGCGACGAACTGACCACCAGAACTCGAACAGACTGGTAAGAAAGCGAATCACTGTCGGTGGCGTCTAGCCAGCGGGATGGACATCGCAGACATCTACGTCACCGAGTACGCGGACGTATCACCCGACGTGCCCGCGTCGAAACTCGCCGCGCGGTTCCGCGAGGACGGCGTGAAAGCTGTGGTCGTCCGGGGAGACGACTACGAGGGTGTCGTGACGGAGCGCCAGTTCCTGCGCTCGCACGTGCCGCCGAAGACGAAGGTTCGGTCGCTCGTCTGGCACGTATCGAGAGTCCGACCCGACGAGGACGTCCGGGACGTCGCGCGCCTGCTCGTCGGCGGGCAGACGACAGTGCTGCCAGTGTTCGACGGCGACGAACTCGTTGGGGTCGTCACCGCGGACGGCGTACTCGAGGCTGTTCGGGAGGACCTCGACGCGCTCACGGTCGACGACGTTCACACCGATGATCTGGTGACGGTGTCGCCAGACGACGGCGTCGGCGTCGTGCTGAACCACTTCCGCGAGCGCGCCATCACGCACCTCCCGGTCGTGGACGACGACGGGGACGTGGCTGGCGTCGTGAGCGTCCACGACCTGCTCGGCATCACCACGCGCTCGGTGGAGAAGTCGAGCGGCGGCGACACCGGGTTCCCGGAGGGGCTGAGCCACGGCGGGTTCGGCGCGCGAGAGGGAGACCGAGACGACCTGATGAGCGTCCCGGTGGGGAACGTGATGAGCGACCCGGCAGCGACCACGACGCCCGACCGACCGCTCGGGGAGGCCGTCGGAGAGATGCTGGAGCGCGGCATCTCCTCGCTCGTCGTGGTGGACGAATCGGAGCGAGCGACAGGCATCGTGACGAAGACCGACGCGCTCGAGTCGCTGACGTGGACCGACGAGGACGCGCCGGTCGTGCAGGTCCAGAACGTCGACCTGATGGACGACCTCTCGGTGGACAACGTTCGAAACACTGTCGACGAACTCGTCTCCCGGTACGAGGCGATGTCACTCCTGGAGGCGAACGTCTACTTCCACGAGCACGAGGAACGGGTGCGCGGCACGCCGCTGATGCTGGCGCGCATCCGCTTGTTCACGGACAAGGGTCACTTCGTCGGCACCGGCGAGGGCTACGGCGCGGGGCACGCGTTCCGCCTCGCCGCGAACGTCGTGGAGCGCCAGATTCTCGAGGGGAAGACGCGGGGCCGCTCGAAGAAGGGGCGGGACCGAGAGGAACGCGCCGCTCGCAAGCGCTACGGCTGGTATCTGTCGGGATCCGAGTAGCAGGAGTTCGGTGGAGTGGTCACGCGAGCGGGTTTCTGGGAACGCCGACGCGTCGGTGGCGCCGGTAGAGGTAGAGCGCGGGCAGCACCAGCGCGAGCGGCGGGAACCACATCAGATAGTACCACTCCGAGGGCGTCCAGCCGTCGGCGTCCGCGAGGTACCGTCGGTCGAAGTAGACGAACACGGGAGAGAGGACAGCGAGGCCGAACCCCACGAGCACGAACGGCACCAGGAGAAGCGAGACGTACGCGTCCGGCGGGAGCACGGCGCCGAGCACGGCGGTCACGACGAGCGACGCGACGATGCCGGCGATGGGCTTCCACCAGTCCGGGCGTTCGGCGAGCCGCGCTCGCGTCGACGGCGGGTCAGTCATGCCGGGGCGGACGCAGCGTCGACACGTTAGTGTTTCCGTCGACCCGGTAGTTTATCCGGAACGGCGACCGACACCCGAGCATGTACGCGGTCGTGGGGTGTTCGGACTGTAGCGCGCTGTGGGTGGTCTCGGGGCGGCCCGACACCTCGGGGTGTCCGCGCTGTGAGAAACGCCACCAGTTCTCCAAACTTCGGAAGTTCGTGACGACGGAG encodes:
- a CDS encoding CBS domain-containing protein, which gives rise to MDIADIYVTEYADVSPDVPASKLAARFREDGVKAVVVRGDDYEGVVTERQFLRSHVPPKTKVRSLVWHVSRVRPDEDVRDVARLLVGGQTTVLPVFDGDELVGVVTADGVLEAVREDLDALTVDDVHTDDLVTVSPDDGVGVVLNHFRERAITHLPVVDDDGDVAGVVSVHDLLGITTRSVEKSSGGDTGFPEGLSHGGFGAREGDRDDLMSVPVGNVMSDPAATTTPDRPLGEAVGEMLERGISSLVVVDESERATGIVTKTDALESLTWTDEDAPVVQVQNVDLMDDLSVDNVRNTVDELVSRYEAMSLLEANVYFHEHEERVRGTPLMLARIRLFTDKGHFVGTGEGYGAGHAFRLAANVVERQILEGKTRGRSKKGRDREERAARKRYGWYLSGSE